Below is a window of Humulus lupulus chromosome 2, drHumLupu1.1, whole genome shotgun sequence DNA.
ctgggagttgatagggggttgggaaaaatagtctctgaagagtcatatactttgtaaaccaaatacccagaatatatgaataatattgactagtggagtagaaggattttaacttttgaaccacttaaaaaacgtgtctggagtcacctagttcattctctaagatttcatatctgtgacggttctatttTCAGTATTAATCCCTTTCTatttttctcttaattacctattggcgaagaaccgcatcaacaatcttaaagaaaaaaaaaagctaaattattctaatttttttaatttcataGAAAACAGCACGAATtttaatttggaaaatatattatttttttcatttctcCTAACCCTGAGGCATTAAGGCAAGTAAATAATAGTTCACCCAAACTTAACGTGAGGAAATGGGAAAATCCTCCATTCTTACAGATATGGAATTGACTGTCAAATCCAAATTCCTTAATCTACGGAGAATTATCTACCAATTAAGATACCTGATATAgcagttttaaaaaaattattcccAATAAATTAAATAATCACCTTATCtctctatttatttatatttatgtcaATTCAATTAGTGTATTAATTATTATAGAAAGTTATAAACCCTAGATCATCCATAGGTAAGATAGATGTAAGATAGATGTAAGAAAGAGGTAagagagattttttttctttttctttttttctttctgaagTGTCAGAATTAAGACATATTTTTTACTGAAAATTTAAATTGGTCAATAAAAATCGAAGCTGATATTGTCCCTCTTCTCTTACCATAATAAATAAAGCTGAGGTCAAATCTAATCAAATtcgataaaaagaaaaaaaaaattattatcttattggAAGAAACATTGCCAAAAGGAGGGCGCTTAAAGGTGTGAATGCTTTTTGGAgctcaaaagattaaaaaaataataataaaaactattttgacttgcaaaaagattttttccttaaaaataaataaataaaaaagctaagattttttctttaaaaaaaaaagaaaaaggaaaaaatagcTTGAATCAGTATCTCATCACGATGACAAAAGCTTTACGTCATGATTATTATCATCATTTGGCCAAGAAAGGCAAAGGACCCCACGAAAAATTTCCCCACGCTTCTAACACCCTCGTGTCAATATCAATTCAACCAACTAATCCTAAAGCCTCCTTTCTATTCTTCATATTCAAattcttctattatttttattgtCTTCCACAACTTGTTATATGTATAAATAGAGGAACTTCATTGAAACACAACATCCAACcaaaacaattatatatatatatatatacacacaacaAGTTTATGAGAGCAATAACACAagttattatttttcttcttatgttAAGTTTGACACAAAAGTTATTTTTCGGCTTGATAGTGAAATCAACAAGATCTTTTCCACCCAACAAAACCAAAGTCCCTTCCTTCATCAGAAATACCATGTCTGAATCAGATCACACCCCTCAATTCAACCGACCCAGATTGGTAGCCAAGAAAGTTTTGGCCAAGCTTCAACATGAAGGAGATGGAGCTGTTGTTAGAAGAGGCATTGGGAGGTGAATTCTCATATGGGTcttgcaattttttttatttttttaacatcAATGGGTTcataagttttctttctttcttttttttttctgggtGATTTGGGGAACAATATCTTTCATTTTGTTTAATGCGTTGTTTTCGTTTTAACTTCTTTTCTACTGGTTTATTGATTTGGTTTGTGGGTTCTTTGACTTTTCAGGAATGAGTTAAGGAATTTGGATCCTTTTCTCATGCTGGATGATTTTTCAGGTACAGCTTAGCTTtaatctttattattattattatacatttGGATTTTATGTTACTGTATTAATGTTAATGGCATGTTAATCTTGCAGTGAGTCCACCTGCTGGGTTTCCTGACCATCCACACAGaggtttttttttcattaatgctCTAATAGTATATACCAATTCTGATACTTGGCTTTGTTTTTATCTGTTTTATATGCtttaattttcttatattttgatGTGGACTTGTCTTTCAGGTTTTGAGACGGTTACATATATGTTACAGGTAAAAAAACACCTTCCTTTCAATAGATATTTTGACAAAAAGAAGGCTGAATGGTTACTTAGTAtcttttttgttaattatttttaatgGAAATTTCAGGGAGCTATAACTCACCAAGACTTTTCTGGACATAAGGGCACAATCAGAACAGGGGATGTCCAGGTAAATAGTGAATTATTATCTATTTTAGCCCAAACAAAAGACTTTTGACTCGTACAAATGTTGAATGAACTATCAACAGAATTGAGAAATAAGTTTTTGacttcttataatttttttttctgggGGCAGTGGATGACAGCAGGTAGAGGTATAATCCACTCTGAAATGCCAGCAGGAGAAGGGCCTCAAATGGGCTTGCAGCTATGGATCAATCTGTCCTCAAACGACAAAATGTAAAGACAATTTTCTATGTCTCTCTTTACCATAAGAGACAAAAATGACATCTTATAAA
It encodes the following:
- the LOC133818968 gene encoding pirin-like protein encodes the protein MRAITQVIIFLLMLSLTQKLFFGLIVKSTRSFPPNKTKVPSFIRNTMSESDHTPQFNRPRLVAKKVLAKLQHEGDGAVVRRGIGRNELRNLDPFLMLDDFSVSPPAGFPDHPHRGFETVTYMLQGAITHQDFSGHKGTIRTGDVQWMTAGRGIIHSEMPAGEGPQMGLQLWINLSSNDKMMEPRYQELTSDDIPSTESDGVEVKVIAGESMGIRSPVYTKTPTMYLDFTLKPRAQIHQNIPEGWNSFVYIIEGEGAFGSKNSSPVSAHHVLVLGPGDGLSVWNRSSKPLRFVLVGGQPLNEPVVQHGPFVMNTQAEIDQTIEDYYYSKNGFENAKYWKSQ